TCTTCAAAGAGCTCATCTATCGATTGTGCGCCAACTTCAGCGAGCATCGAAGCCCTATCTTCTGAGGTATTAGGAATGAACGGAGATTTGAATGATTGACTATGCACCTGTTTACCTTAAATCTAGTTGGGTTTTTGTTTATTCAGTTAATGCTACGTAGTCTTTGGCATCTAGCAAACTTTTTAATTCTGCTTCATCACTAGGTTGTACCTTAATCAGCCAACCTTCTTCATACGGACTGGAATTTACCAATTCAGGGGAATCCTGCGCGCTAGTATTGACTTCAAGTACGACTCCAGATACTGGGGAGAATACTTCAGAAACCGCTTTGACAGATTCAATTTCACCCATTTGCTGATGCTGAATGACATTCGCACCTTGGGATGGCAGCTCTAGGTATACGACATCTCCCAACTCATGCTGTGCAAAATCAGTAATCCCTACGATAACTGAACCATCAGATTGGATCAGAGCCCATTCGTGCTCTTTTGAATATAGCCTATCTTCTGGAACTGGCATTACGGTTTTTTCCTTTTATAAAATGGTATTTCAACTACCGTCGCATTGATTTTTCGTCCACGGACATCTATTTCAATTTGCTCCTGATGGACGACGCTTCTATTTTGAACATAGCCGAGCCCTATATTAGTGTCAAGCGAAGGTGAGTAACCGCCACTAGTAACATGCCCAATAATTTCACCATTTTGCAGTATGTCGGCATGTGATCTGGGAACTAGGCTGCGACCTTCAGTTTTGAACCCTATTAGGTATTTGTTAGATGCTATTTGTGGCTTTTGTATGTTTTGAGATCCACAGAAATCCTTAGTGAAGTCTACAAATTTTTTCAAACCTGCTTCAACGGGATTAGTTGATTCATCGATATCTTGGCCATGAAGCAAAAGGCCAGCTTCTAATCTTAATACGTCTCTCGCTCCTAACCCACAAGGGGCGGCACCGTCTCTAACCAATGTTTCACATAATAGCTCGGCAACACTGGCAAGTGGCATTATTTCAACACCATCTTCCCCCGTATACCCAGTTCGTGCTATAAACCCCATGGAACCCAAAATGTTAGTTTCAATGATGTTGAAAGGTTTTAACGATGAAAGATCCACGCCTAGAAGTTGCTGCACTTTCTCAATGGCGTATGGTCCTTGGACCGCGATCATGGCTAATTCTTTTGTTTTGTCTGAAATTTGGACATGCGGGTACTTAGAAGATATCCATATTTGAAGCCAATCAAAGATCTTTTTTGAGTTTGCTGCATTTGCAACAAGTAAGAATTTACTGTCTGCCAATTTATATACAATCGCATCATCAATGATTCCTCCTGCCTCGTTACATATGAGTCCGTATCGAGCGCGGAATAATGGCATATCGATACCGATGCTAGCGGTATGAATCCAATTTAATAATGCTCTGGAGTCTTGACCCTCAATTATAAATCTTCCCATATGGGAAACATCGAAAATTCCTATTGAGTTGCGCACTGCTCGTGATTCAGCCAAAATACTTTCATATTGGATAGGCATATCAAAGCCTGCAAAGGCAACCATTTTGCCTCCAAGCTTCCTATGGAAACTGTTGAGCACCGTGTGGGTAAGATTACTTTCACTCATAAACTTCTTCTAGTGCCGGAAGTGCTTTGCTGTTTCGACCATGTTTTCCAACGAAGGAACTACTTCTTCCCATCTGCGAGTTTTTAATCCGCAGTCGGGATTGACCCAAATTTGTTCTGGTAAGAGTACGTCACCCGCTTTACTAAGTAGATCCTTCATTTCATTGGATTCTGCAATCCTTGGCGAATGAATATCGTAAACACCAGGGCCAACTTCATTAGGATAGGGATGGGCTCGGAACGTTTCCATTAGAGCACCATCACTTCTGGAATTTTCCATTGAAATCACGTCGGCATCCATTGCCGCAACTGCATCAATAATGTCATCGTATGCTGCGTAGCACATATGAGTGTGCATTTGGGTATGATCTTCTACGCCCGACGTAGCTACGCGAAATGATTCAACTGCCCACCCAAGATACTCGTCCCAATCTTCGCGTCGTAATGGCAAACCTTCCCGTATTGCAGGTTCATCTACTTGAATAATTTTGATTCCAGCGGATTCAAGGTCATTTACCTCGTCGCGGATAGCTAATGCTAACTGCATACATGTTTGGCTGCGAGGTTGATCATCACGTACAAACGACCATTGAAGCATAGTTACTGGGCCTGTCAGCATGCCTTTTACTGGTATCGAAGTAAGTGATTGTGCATATGTGATCCAGTCAACCGTCATTGGACGAGGGCGATTGATATCTCCGTAAATAATTGGAGGTTTTACACATCGAGAGCCATAACTTTGGACCCAACCATTTATTGTAGAAATATAGCCTTCTAATTGTTGCCCAAAATATTCCACCATGTCGTTTCGTTCAGGCTCTCCATGTACCAAAACATCAAGCCCCATTTTTTCTTGGAATCTGATGGTGCGCTCGATTTCCTCTTTAAGGAATATTTCATATTGCTCGTCAGTTAATTCGGATTTATTGTGGGCGGCACGCGCTTTTCTTATCTCAATTGTTTGAGGAAATGATCCAATGGTGGTGGTTGGGTAATTAGGTAATTTAAGTTTTTGCTGCTGAGCTTTTCGCCGGTCGGCATATTCACTGACTCTAGAAGCCATTTCAGGCGTCATGCTAGACATTCTTGATTCAACTAAAGAACTATGAACTCTTGTAGATTTTGAGCGGCTTTGAATTGCGCCTGCATTTGACGTCAATTCATTTGAAATCGAATCAGAATTACCATTTAGAGCTTGGGTAATTAATGAGATTTCTTGTATTTTTTGTTTAGCAAAAGCCATCCATGACTTCATTTCCTTGTCCAATTTAGATTCATTCTGTAAATCTACGGGTGAATGAAGTAATGAACAGGATGGGCCAATAAATACACGTTCTTTACCAACTATTGAAGTGGCTTTTTTGCCTAAATCTATTGCTTCTTGAAGATTTGATTTCCAGATATTACGGCCGTCAACTAACCCAAGGGAAATCGACATTTCCTCAGGTAGTTTTGCTAGTACATTTTCCATATCGATTCGACCTCGGACAAGATCAATATGTAAGCCTTTAACCGGTAATGCAAGTGCTGTTCTTACGTTTTCTCGTAGGTCGCTAAAATAGACTGCGACTAAAAGACTTAGGGCAGGTGAGGTAGCAGAAAGGCGGGCGTAAGCACGCCCGAACGCTGACCTTTGCTTGTCATCTAAAGTGAGTCCGAGTGCAGGCTCATCAAACTGAATCCAAGTGGCGCCTGCTTCAGTAAATCGTCTTAGAATTTTTTCGTAAACATCCACTAAATCCTCTAAAAGCGATAAAGGGTCAAATGTTGGGTCGCTGGATTTCGATAGCAGTAAATAAGTTACAGGGCCGATCAAAACAGGCCGCGTGTGAATCCCTAATTCTTTGGCTTCAATAAATTCTTCAATCGCTCTGGTAGATTTGATTGAGAAGGTTTGATCTTTTTCTATTTCGGGCACAATATAATGGTAGTTAGTATCAAACCATTTGGTCATTTCCATAGCTGAGACGCCTACGTTATCCGTTGATGCGTTTCTTCCACGAGCCATCGAAAAGTAGGTATCCAAGTCGACTTCGCCTTCAATAGGACCATAACGTTCAGGTATTGCTCCGACCATTATGCTGGTATCAAGCATTTGGTCGTAAAACGAGAAATCATTTGAAGGAATATGTTCTATCCCTGCTTCTTTTTGCAATTTCCAGTTCGTATATCTTATTTCTGCAGCTCGTCTCTCCAGCTCATCTAGATCTATTTTGCCCGACCAATAAGCTTCAATAGCCCATTTCAATTCTCTGTTAGCGCCGATTCTTGGGAATCCTAGGTTTGTTGCAGTGACCAATACGTACTCCTATCAGTAAAAAAATGCCAACCTAAAGGCATATTTTGCATAATAATTGGGTAAACAAGCAGAGATATTTTACCTCTTATTGCTACTGACTCTCAACGGTAGAAGATTCTACATCAAATAGCACAAAAAATTTGAGTGTTAAACCTAACGTCATGATACTATTTGATCATGGTAACAACACCACGCAATTATTGGATGGTTGCAGTTCATCAGGATTATTACGATGCTTGCTCTGAAAGGGATTTTTCAATCCTGGGTATGGGTAAGCAGCAGCGCAAGCGCGTACAGCGCATGGAAATTGGCGATCGTGTGCTGTTTTATGTTTTCGAGTCAACTGCTTTTGCAGCCATCACTACCATTTCAGGAACATATTTTGAAGACGAGAGTATTTTGTGGCCTTCTTCAGAGATGGAAGATAGTTATTCGTGGCATGTGAGTATTAAGGCAGATATTGTCTTAGATAACTTCCATACCATTGATGCACGCTTGCTCGCACCTCGCCTTGAGTACGTGAAAAAATGGGCTCCAGAGCTTTGGCCCCTTGCTTTTCAAGGATTGCTACATTTGATTCCTAAAAAAGATTTTTTGCTTATTGAGAATGAAATGAAGCGTGGTGCAAAACGTCCTGATTTTAAAATGAATACTGATCCTAGGCATGGTCCACTTTCGCGCGAGGCACAGCATTCTTGAGGGAGCATATTGATGGCAGTTACGATTGACCTTACTGATCAAAGTGCGATTGTTTTTGGGGTCGCTAATCATAGAAGTATTGCTTGGGCGATAGCCTTAAGCCTAGAAGAAGCTGGAGCCAATGTTTATGTGACTTACCAGAATGAGCGCATGGGTCGTAACGTGTTAAATCTAGTGCAAGAATTTGACCGTATTCATGCAGTTGAATGTGATGTACTCGATACCAATTCGGTAGAAAGCGCTATTGCTATTGCTTCAGCGAATAATCCTCTTTCCAGCGTAGTGCATAGTGTAGCTTTCGCGAATAAAGACGACCTTGAAGGATCTTTTTCTTCTACGGGAGTAGATGGCTTTAGAACGGCTCTTGAAGTAAGTGCGTATTCTTTGCTGCCAATTACAAAGGCTGCCGCAGGAAAAATGACGAACGGTGGTAGCATCATCACTTTAACATTTCATGCAGCAGATAAAGTTTACCCAGGGTATAACGTTATGGGCGTGGCAAAGGCGGCCTTAGAAAACGAGGTTAAGCAATTAGCTGCTGAATACGGGGCGCAAGGTATACGTGTTAACGCCGTGTCAGCGGGACCTTTGAATACATTAGCCGCGAGGGGTATTTCCGGTTTTACTGGAATGCATGAAATACATGCTTCTAGATCTCCATTACAAAGAAATATTACTCAAGAGGAAGTTGGTTCAGCCGCATTATTTTTATTGAGTCCACTAGCTTCTGGAGTTACTGGTCATATTCTTTATGTTGATGCTGGTTATAACGTTATGGGAGTTTAGGCTAGGCTCTTTGAGGTTGTATAATTTCAAGCTTCGAAAACTCTTCATCGTACAGTCTATTTAGCTCAATTAATTCTTCAGCACTTAGCTTCGGGCTTTCGGCTGCCGAAGCAAATTCTTCTAGTTGATCTTGCCTAACAATATTTGGCAGAACTGTCGCAATAGATGTTTCCGATAAGCAAAACTGAATGGCTGCTTGAGATAATTTACGTCCACTAGATTCCTCTGCTACAAAAAGAACGCGTTCTCTTTTCTTGAAGGCTTCATCAAGCCATTCTTGGTGTCGATGCGCCCGGTGGTCATTTGCGTCGAATTCTACTTTGGTTTTATTGATAAATTCGTCAGTTAAAATTTCCGATGCGTGTGGTACACGAGCTATTAAACCAGTTTCAAATGTATGTGCAGATGGGAAAAAATATCGAGCAGGCTGTTGTTCAATGATTGAATAAATTATCTGCATACTTGGAACTTTGCGTTCCGACATAGAGGCGTCACCTTCGTCTTTCCATCCAATATCCGGGCCCAATGCTGTGCCATACCATCTTATTTTGCCTTCAGTTATTAAATCGTCTAATAAGCTAAATAATTCGTCGTTTTGTATTGTGCTTAGGCGTGGATTATGGAGTTGGTAGAGATCTATGTAGTCTGTACCGAGTCGTCGAAGGCTATTCTCAACAGCAGTACGTACAAATTCTGTATCCCATTTCTGGGGACGCTCTTTATGGTGTCCGTCTCTGGGGGCATTAAGGTCATACCCAAATTTCGTTCCGATAATTACATCATGGCGGTTTTGAGGAAACGCTTGATGAAGTATTTCTTCCCCATAGCCTTGTCCGTATGTGTCAGCGGTATCAAAAAAATTTATTCCAAGCTCATGTGC
The nucleotide sequence above comes from Dehalococcoidia bacterium. Encoded proteins:
- the gcvH gene encoding glycine cleavage system protein GcvH is translated as MPVPEDRLYSKEHEWALIQSDGSVIVGITDFAQHELGDVVYLELPSQGANVIQHQQMGEIESVKAVSEVFSPVSGVVLEVNTSAQDSPELVNSSPYEEGWLIKVQPSDEAELKSLLDAKDYVALTE
- the gcvT gene encoding glycine cleavage system aminomethyltransferase GcvT: MSESNLTHTVLNSFHRKLGGKMVAFAGFDMPIQYESILAESRAVRNSIGIFDVSHMGRFIIEGQDSRALLNWIHTASIGIDMPLFRARYGLICNEAGGIIDDAIVYKLADSKFLLVANAANSKKIFDWLQIWISSKYPHVQISDKTKELAMIAVQGPYAIEKVQQLLGVDLSSLKPFNIIETNILGSMGFIARTGYTGEDGVEIMPLASVAELLCETLVRDGAAPCGLGARDVLRLEAGLLLHGQDIDESTNPVEAGLKKFVDFTKDFCGSQNIQKPQIASNKYLIGFKTEGRSLVPRSHADILQNGEIIGHVTSGGYSPSLDTNIGLGYVQNRSVVHQEQIEIDVRGRKINATVVEIPFYKRKKP
- the metE gene encoding 5-methyltetrahydropteroyltriglutamate--homocysteine S-methyltransferase, coding for MVTATNLGFPRIGANRELKWAIEAYWSGKIDLDELERRAAEIRYTNWKLQKEAGIEHIPSNDFSFYDQMLDTSIMVGAIPERYGPIEGEVDLDTYFSMARGRNASTDNVGVSAMEMTKWFDTNYHYIVPEIEKDQTFSIKSTRAIEEFIEAKELGIHTRPVLIGPVTYLLLSKSSDPTFDPLSLLEDLVDVYEKILRRFTEAGATWIQFDEPALGLTLDDKQRSAFGRAYARLSATSPALSLLVAVYFSDLRENVRTALALPVKGLHIDLVRGRIDMENVLAKLPEEMSISLGLVDGRNIWKSNLQEAIDLGKKATSIVGKERVFIGPSCSLLHSPVDLQNESKLDKEMKSWMAFAKQKIQEISLITQALNGNSDSISNELTSNAGAIQSRSKSTRVHSSLVESRMSSMTPEMASRVSEYADRRKAQQQKLKLPNYPTTTIGSFPQTIEIRKARAAHNKSELTDEQYEIFLKEEIERTIRFQEKMGLDVLVHGEPERNDMVEYFGQQLEGYISTINGWVQSYGSRCVKPPIIYGDINRPRPMTVDWITYAQSLTSIPVKGMLTGPVTMLQWSFVRDDQPRSQTCMQLALAIRDEVNDLESAGIKIIQVDEPAIREGLPLRREDWDEYLGWAVESFRVATSGVEDHTQMHTHMCYAAYDDIIDAVAAMDADVISMENSRSDGALMETFRAHPYPNEVGPGVYDIHSPRIAESNEMKDLLSKAGDVLLPEQIWVNPDCGLKTRRWEEVVPSLENMVETAKHFRH
- a CDS encoding EVE domain-containing protein, with the protein product MVTTPRNYWMVAVHQDYYDACSERDFSILGMGKQQRKRVQRMEIGDRVLFYVFESTAFAAITTISGTYFEDESILWPSSEMEDSYSWHVSIKADIVLDNFHTIDARLLAPRLEYVKKWAPELWPLAFQGLLHLIPKKDFLLIENEMKRGAKRPDFKMNTDPRHGPLSREAQHS
- a CDS encoding SDR family oxidoreductase produces the protein MAVTIDLTDQSAIVFGVANHRSIAWAIALSLEEAGANVYVTYQNERMGRNVLNLVQEFDRIHAVECDVLDTNSVESAIAIASANNPLSSVVHSVAFANKDDLEGSFSSTGVDGFRTALEVSAYSLLPITKAAAGKMTNGGSIITLTFHAADKVYPGYNVMGVAKAALENEVKQLAAEYGAQGIRVNAVSAGPLNTLAARGISGFTGMHEIHASRSPLQRNITQEEVGSAALFLLSPLASGVTGHILYVDAGYNVMGV
- a CDS encoding aldo/keto reductase, with translation MQYRNLGTTDLKLSVVGFGVWSVSTGWWGKIDKPDAIKLLKNAHELGINFFDTADTYGQGYGEEILHQAFPQNRHDVIIGTKFGYDLNAPRDGHHKERPQKWDTEFVRTAVENSLRRLGTDYIDLYQLHNPRLSTIQNDELFSLLDDLITEGKIRWYGTALGPDIGWKDEGDASMSERKVPSMQIIYSIIEQQPARYFFPSAHTFETGLIARVPHASEILTDEFINKTKVEFDANDHRAHRHQEWLDEAFKKRERVLFVAEESSGRKLSQAAIQFCLSETSIATVLPNIVRQDQLEEFASAAESPKLSAEELIELNRLYDEEFSKLEIIQPQRA